A single genomic interval of Oncorhynchus tshawytscha isolate Ot180627B linkage group LG15, Otsh_v2.0, whole genome shotgun sequence harbors:
- the LOC112214399 gene encoding interferon regulatory factor 5-like isoform X1 translates to MMSAQPRRIRLKPWLLAQVNSGRYPGLQWLSPDHRIFQIPWRHATRHLPTSEEENTIFKAWALETGKYQEGLDEPDPAKWKANLRCALNKSREFKLKYDGTKETPVQPYKIYEVCDQPCNGDTVDEDEEEMPNIVGLSIDPRISDPHSFQTFPTAHRIDFPFSSALNDRYGTPHHTPMYSNPNGSITMAAHLPQPTMAPPEFSADVPLVVKLEHGVFVHPGPVGPSNSLGMGGGSMQPPVVTKISPMVPSAASVAPVAPNPGADPMEAMSGVQTQEEGQAVPPYKYDLLNSLPLTDLDMKFQYRGRKMGSLTVSNHQGCRLYYGHLEPTPEQVDLFGPVTLNQVLFPGSADIQNEKQRFYTEHLLDVMDRGLILEIWEQDIYAIRLCQCKVYWSGPGVDEQGPPNPMERERKYKVFSLNNFLHGLILFQKGETPTPPPFELYFCFGEDWPDQQKPKEKKLIVVQVVPVVARILTEMFSGDLSWSTDSIRLQISNPDLKDQTVEQFKELQRLLQSQHGLGP, encoded by the exons ATGATGAGTGCGCAGCCTCGGAGGATCCGCCTAAAGCCCTGGCTGTTAGCCCAGGTGAACAGCGGGAGGTACCCCGGCCTGCAGTGGCTCAGCCCGGACCACCGGATCTTCCAGATCCCCTGGAGACACGCCACAAGACACCTGCCCACCTCTGAGGAAGAGAACACCATCTTCAAG gCCTGGGCTCTGGAGACAGGGAAGTACCAGGAGGGTCTGGATGAGCCTGACCCTGCCAAGTGGAAGGCCAACCTGCGCTGTGCCCTCAACAAGAGCCGGGAGTTCAAACTGAAATACGACGGCACCAAGGAGACACCCGTCCAGCCCTACAAGATCTACGAGGTCTGTGACCAGCCCTGCAATGGAG ACACAGttgatgaagatgaggaggag ATGCCGAATATTGTTGGACTCTCCATTG acCCCAGAATTAGTGACCCACACAGTTTTCAGACATTCCCTACTGCACATAGGATAGACTTTCCCTTCAGCTCCGCTCTCAATGACAGATATGGCACCCCCCACCACACCCCTATGTACTCCAATCCCAACGGGAGCATTACCATGGCAGCGCATCTCCCTCAGCCAACCATGGCTCCCCCGGAGTTTTCTGCCGACGTTCCATTGGTGGTGAAGTTGGAACATGGGGTCTTTGTGCACCCTGGACCCGTAGGACCCTCCAACAGTCTGGGGATGGGTGGAGGGAGCATGCAGCCTCCTGTGGTCACCAAAATATCCCCCATGGTTCCTTCTGCTGCATCTGTGGCTCCGGTTGCCCCTAACCCAGGTGCCGACCCCATGGAGGCCATGTCAGGAGTCCAGACCCAGGAAGAAGGGCAGGCGGTGCCACCCTACAAATATGACCTGCTGAACAGCCTGCCAT TGACTGACCTAGACATGAAGTTCCAGTACCGGGGTCGCAAGATGGGCTCCCTGACGGTGAGTAACCACCAAGGCTGCCGGCTGTACTACGGCCACCTGGAGCCCACCCCGGAGCAGGTGGACCTGTTCGGCCCTGTCACCCTCAACCAAGTTCTCTTCCCTGGCTCGGCCGACATCCAGAACGAGAAGCAGCGGTTCTACACAGAGCACCTGCTGGATGTGATGGACCGAGGCCTGATCCTGGAGATCTGGGAGCAGGATATATACGCTATCAGGTTGTGTCAGTGCAAGGTGTATTGGTCTGGGCCGGGTGTTGACGAGCAGGGGCCACCCAACcctatggagagggagaggaagtacAAAGTGTTCAGCCTCAATAACTTCCTGCACG GGCTCATCTTGTTCCAGAAGGGTGAAACTCCCACCCCACCACCGTTTGAGCTCTACTTCTGCTTTGGGGAGGACTGGCCAGATCAACAGAAACCCAAGGAGAAGAAGCTCATCGTTGTGCAG GTGGTCCCTGTGGTGGCGCGGATCCTAACAGAGATGTTTTCCGGAGACTTGTCCTGGTCCACAGACAGCATCCGGCTGCAGATCTCCAACCCAGACCTGAAGGATCAGACGGTGGAACAGTTCAAGGAACTCCAGAGGCTTCTCCAGAGTCAGCATGGCCTGGGACCCTAA
- the LOC112214399 gene encoding interferon regulatory factor 5-like isoform X2, which produces MMSAQPRRIRLKPWLLAQVNSGRYPGLQWLSPDHRIFQIPWRHATRHLPTSEEENTIFKAWALETGKYQEGLDEPDPAKWKANLRCALNKSREFKLKYDGTKETPVQPYKIYEVCDQPCNGDTVDEDEEEMPNIVGLSIVTDLDMKFQYRGRKMGSLTVSNHQGCRLYYGHLEPTPEQVDLFGPVTLNQVLFPGSADIQNEKQRFYTEHLLDVMDRGLILEIWEQDIYAIRLCQCKVYWSGPGVDEQGPPNPMERERKYKVFSLNNFLHGLILFQKGETPTPPPFELYFCFGEDWPDQQKPKEKKLIVVQVVPVVARILTEMFSGDLSWSTDSIRLQISNPDLKDQTVEQFKELQRLLQSQHGLGP; this is translated from the exons ATGATGAGTGCGCAGCCTCGGAGGATCCGCCTAAAGCCCTGGCTGTTAGCCCAGGTGAACAGCGGGAGGTACCCCGGCCTGCAGTGGCTCAGCCCGGACCACCGGATCTTCCAGATCCCCTGGAGACACGCCACAAGACACCTGCCCACCTCTGAGGAAGAGAACACCATCTTCAAG gCCTGGGCTCTGGAGACAGGGAAGTACCAGGAGGGTCTGGATGAGCCTGACCCTGCCAAGTGGAAGGCCAACCTGCGCTGTGCCCTCAACAAGAGCCGGGAGTTCAAACTGAAATACGACGGCACCAAGGAGACACCCGTCCAGCCCTACAAGATCTACGAGGTCTGTGACCAGCCCTGCAATGGAG ACACAGttgatgaagatgaggaggag ATGCCGAATATTGTTGGACTCTCCATTG TGACTGACCTAGACATGAAGTTCCAGTACCGGGGTCGCAAGATGGGCTCCCTGACGGTGAGTAACCACCAAGGCTGCCGGCTGTACTACGGCCACCTGGAGCCCACCCCGGAGCAGGTGGACCTGTTCGGCCCTGTCACCCTCAACCAAGTTCTCTTCCCTGGCTCGGCCGACATCCAGAACGAGAAGCAGCGGTTCTACACAGAGCACCTGCTGGATGTGATGGACCGAGGCCTGATCCTGGAGATCTGGGAGCAGGATATATACGCTATCAGGTTGTGTCAGTGCAAGGTGTATTGGTCTGGGCCGGGTGTTGACGAGCAGGGGCCACCCAACcctatggagagggagaggaagtacAAAGTGTTCAGCCTCAATAACTTCCTGCACG GGCTCATCTTGTTCCAGAAGGGTGAAACTCCCACCCCACCACCGTTTGAGCTCTACTTCTGCTTTGGGGAGGACTGGCCAGATCAACAGAAACCCAAGGAGAAGAAGCTCATCGTTGTGCAG GTGGTCCCTGTGGTGGCGCGGATCCTAACAGAGATGTTTTCCGGAGACTTGTCCTGGTCCACAGACAGCATCCGGCTGCAGATCTCCAACCCAGACCTGAAGGATCAGACGGTGGAACAGTTCAAGGAACTCCAGAGGCTTCTCCAGAGTCAGCATGGCCTGGGACCCTAA